The sequence aaaacccttcatttCACTAATTAATTACAATAGCTGATGAGAAAAGACTTGGAATGAGACTACATTACTTcaaacaaaagaggaaaaggatGAAAACCCTTCCTTAAAGGCACAAAACAATTAGATGATTTATCATTCTCTAAAGAACAAACCgtttaaatttaataaagattATTTGGGGGCAAATCCTACAGGACTTGGggataaagaaatattaaaatttttaattgttctgATTGCTAAAGTCATCAAAGTGTAAAGGATATCCCTTTCCTGCTCTTTAAAATATGGCAGTTAAACAGGTGCTCTCTAAGGTATCTCCAGAaactaacattttataaaatcatgATGTCCCCTTACTGTCAAGCATCAAACCATTCCTATCCCCCTCATTTGCATTTGTCACTTAGGTCACCAAAGCAGACTGAGGTAAGTGGCTGAGAAGGCCATTCTGGGCAGTAAAGAACAGAGGCCTCGGGCAGACAGGCCTGGGTCCCCTCCCCTCACGGGCTGCAGCAAGGTACTCGACCATTCTGTGCAGTTTTCTCAATTGTAAAACAGGAACCACTACACCAAACCCTCAGAGCTGTTGGGAGAATTAAATCATTGAATTCTGGCAAGGCCTGGGACCTATAGGCACTCAAGAGGTGGTAGATGCTAACATCACTTACTATCGAGTTAGTTTATTCAGTAGCCGAAGTACAAATAAAACAATTCCTCAATCAACAGGATAAAAAATGTTGAGAATCCTTTCTAGAATTTATGGGCTTTCCATTATCGACAACTCCCAATTATGCATGGGTTGGTCATCAACACTATTGAATATGCGTATGAAAATTCAGGAACTGTTATAGTCCTCTACTCATCTTAATTAAATGACACAAACTGCTCTTCATTTAGTGTTTTCttagagaagacagaagagaaggCCTCTGAAGCCAGAATATTCTTCGAGAAGGTATGAAACTACTGTTTTTAAGCAGAGATAAGTTAAACTTTAGAATGCTGCTGTCTCTTCCTAGTTTTGAATGGGAGGAAGGAGACGGAGGAAGGAAGCAGAGGGTCTGCGAGGATGAGAGGTTGGTGAAtaacaagtggcagagctggaatttccACCCGGGTCAGTGTGGCTGCCAAAGCCATGCTCCCCCAGCCAGCACTGGACTTATTTATCTACAGATGGTGGGTGATGTCAGCATTTTTGGGGTGAAACTCTACTGTGCCTTTCCAGATCATATTCGAACATAAAAACAGATTCCCCAATTTGACAGATGGATTTTGGCTTACCTTCTGTTTAAGAATATAGGTATAACCATCCAGTTCCactaacataaattttaaaatgcatttattttttcaaaatgatcctccctccaaaaatcacttaaaagaacaagaggaaattttaattaaagtaatCCTGTATATTCATCTAAACCCCAAAGATCCATGCGATATATACACTGACCcacatagaaacaaaaattttaataaaacattttttaaaattttatttaatcccaAATGTGACAGTATTAACAACAATTTTAAACTGTTCTGAAATGTATTGTTAGATTTATCACTGCTACAACTATTATGGCTGTGACTGCAATTGGATAATATAAGTGCTCttaacatgtcttttttttttttaagacagggtctcactctgttgcccaagctgaagtgtagtggtgctatcctcccacctcagcctcccaagtagctgggactccagctgtgcaacaccatgcctagttaattttaaaaaatagttttttttttttttttttttggagagacagtctcactatgttgcctaggctggtttcacattcctggcctcaagtaatcctcctgccttggcctcctaaagtattgggagcatgagccactgcacctggccattaaCATGTGTTTTATAAAAAGTTAATGTGGTTCTATTTTAAATAAGTGACAGTCTAGAGTCCCAGCCCTGACCAGGTGTCTGACTGCCCACAAACGGGAACTAAAAGCCCGCATAACTCACCACTCTCTGGATTTATCATCATtaacagaaaaacaatttgaaCTTCTTATGGTGAGTTACCAACCAAATGATTTCACTTATtccattttaatataatatagaaAAGTGTGGTAGTGAGGACCATAAATTATAGCATCTGACAGCCTGGACTGAAATTTTGGCTCCTGTTCAATGACTTACTagatgtgtgatcttgggcaagtctattaatctctctaagccttagtttctcaTCTTGAAGTGATAATAATTACAGCATCTATCTTAGAGGGTTGTGTAAGGAATTAAAGTGCTTACTTAGCATGGTGTTTAGCACATAGTAATTACTCAGTGTTAACTATAACTGTTTTGCTGTGTTTAGTGTTCTTATCATTATCTCTAAAGATGAAATACTTAAGGATTAAAGAAGCTAAAAAACTTGTCCTGGATCTTATTCCAGGTCTGCTGGATTCCAAAGCCCAAAGCTCCTTCTACCTACCATGCAAATTCCTTTTTAATTAATCACATCTTTATTGGTTCTTGGTATTGGCTTTATAAGCAGGTAAAATAAATGTGGAgattgaaaaatttaaacaaatgctCTTGCTTGCTGATCTGGGTCAGTGTTTGGGAGAGTTGCTCTTGGGCAGGATGATGAGAAGGGAAAACAAGATTGTGGCCTTCATTCTTTTGGCTGAAGACATTTTCTTGGGGCAGCTTAGATATGTCTCACTTTAGTTTTAAACTTTGGTGCCTTACTTCTGTAGATTTGTAGGAAAATTCTTGGACCATATGGAACTGCATTTCAGGTGTATTTTTGTTTACTCATATGCCGTGGTGCTTGGGGAATTTAAATAGGGTTGAAGAAAGGGAAGTCTTAACGTTTATGTTAGTATCCCAATTTCTACTCCTTGTCAATGGCATTTCCATGGGTTGTCCTAACCTTTATCCTTTCCTATTTGTATCAAGAGCTAATATTCCAAAGAATGCCAAGGaagcagaataatttttaaaacctattaaTAGCTGACCTGCCCATATTAACACAGGCTAGCTGATACGGTCCAATGGAGCAGCGATCTCCAGGTTCCTACATTTTATCGTTTGATTCAGAATGGAACACCCTCTCCATCTGCTGACATTTACGCGTCAGATATGGTACTAAGCACACCctgtatgttctcatttaatcCGTATATAAATGACTTACCCATTTCACAAAAGTCAGGATCTGAACTCAGGTCTAACTCTCTAGacattactatttattatttataaaggtCTTATACGATAGCtgaattttctacatttttatcttttgccaTGTACCTGCTCCATAGCCCAGCAAAACTGATCCAAGAACGTGTATCTTTCTCTCAGGTGGACTCTGTGCTTCGAGGGACTGAgcctttgccttccaccaagGTGGTCTGAGGGACTTTTCTTCCCTAAAGTCAGGTAGATGCTGTAGAAAGGCATGGGACTGCTGTTACAAACCTAATCTGATGGCTTCACTCAAATTCATAACAGCTGTTGAAACAACTCCATTGACTTTCCAAAGTGAAGATGGTGGTGAAAGCAAGTCCCGTTTGATTTACTGAGGGCTCAGCTGCCAAGTTACTAGGTACACGAGGGATAAATGACTAGCTGCTGTCAGGCAGCGTCTCTAACAACAAACACCTCACCATGTGAAGTCTCTCTGCAGTGTAACTGACCTGGCTCTTGCTAGGTGTGTCATCctgatcttggacaagtcactctCTCAGGCTCAGTTTCTCTTCCATAAATATCGATAATAATACCTGCTGGACCTATGTCACAGGTGTGTTAGGAGGAGAAAATAAGGTGTATGGATCTGCTTTAAAACCTGACAACTACCATATAGAAATtgcataataatataataaaatgatttttaaaagggaaataagaGTTGGATGCCTGTGTCTTGTTAACCTGTCAATGTTCAGTTATTGATATCAGAATTcccatttcactttttaatattttaggatagccaaagagaacaaagaaagaatCAAGGTAGGCAGAAAAATGGGAGTTGCCATTACTGCTGTCAACTACACTCATTTTTCTAGGTAAGTTTGAAGTTAAAAATACTCCAAATTTATTGGTAATATATCTGCTGCAGGTCAAATACATCAAATTTtatcatctgaaaaaaattactggATATTATTTTGTGGCCAAGCTCAAAGAGGATAACTTTTAGAGGGCAGGGAAAGGATCATTAGGAGCTCTGGGCTGGCActatgaatagatattttttcaGAAAGTTTACGAGAAATTTTCAAATAACCCAGCCGGCTGCTGTAATCCAAGAAACCACGGACTGAAAAGCAAAGCTGGGTAAGCAGAGGTCACACTGAGGCCCCAGCGCCTACAAAACTGCAGGGTTTCTATCAGTTTCTCTGGCTGTACGCTAGGAAATGAAGTCTGACTTACTGAGATGGTCAAACATTTCTGCCATGTGGGATTACTTTCTGCCCACTCACCAGGCTGCCAGATCAGCCTAGATACTCAGAAATGTGCCCTTATCTTATTAAAGCAGAAAACGGAAGGAATAAAAGATGCTATGGAAAGTTCTGTAGACAGCCATAATCCTAAACACATGCCCAAATGGCTCACcagaaagaaaaccaaggcaGTGGTCCTTCCACGGGCCTTGCTGTCCTCTTAAAATAGTGCTGTGGTTCTGCATGCTTTTAGAAACATGGATGCTGCCTTTCTCAATATTTGGGTGCAAAATATAATGCAGTAGACTTGATAATTCACACAAATATTATTCACAATTTAAGAacccagatttgttttttttaagctgCCAGAGATCACTATAGCTAATAGAGAGTTTATAGTCTGTGATGAGATGCCTCTTAGGCTATGAATTTTTAACATCTGCTAGTGTGTTGAGGGCTTGACTACAGGTTTATGGGTTTTagaattaaaatcaaattttgtaACCTCATTATAAACATATTTCCACTTAAGCGATGGGTGATTTACACCCAGAATACAGATATAATTGTGGGCTTTGTTGACCTGTGCTTCTCACTAGGACTCTGTTGAGACAGGGCCAAAAATGAGAAACTGCTTACTTTTTCGTGCTTgtgtttctccttttccttttctctcttctctcgctctctcttctctttctctctttccttctccttcttctccttctccttctctttctccttctttttcttcttctcctttttgtcctttttcttttctttctccttcggCTTCTCTTTCTCCTCAAACAGTTTTTCCGGAAGCACTGGCAACAAAGACGGCAGCATGGCCGGGACCCTGGAGGCTGTGGCCGGGCTGAACAAGGGCAGGGCCAGCTCTTTTGGGGGCAACACCAGTGGGGGTGCTGGGGCTTTCATCTTATCTTCTCTGCCTTtatctttcactttttctttctctctcttgtctttatctttcttgcctttctctctatctttcttcttatctttgtgcttctctttctccttcctcacaAGTCCATCTTTCAATTTCACTTTGGGATCAACATCTTCAAATTCTTTGATTTTAAACTTGTAGGGATCCGCCTCTTCCTCTTTAAGAAATTCCTTCCAGGGATACTTTGTTTCCCTGCCAGcttccttgtctttctctttcactttatCCTTCTCCTTACTTTTGTCCTTGTTCTTGTCTTTTTCCCTCTCCCtatctctctgcttttctttctttttcattttagtctttagttcctttttcaatttcttctttaccTCCACGGAGGAAGGCAGCTTGGTTTTCTCCTCATATACCTTGTGGAGAGGTTCGGGAGTGGGAGGAGACACTGACGGAGAAGAGATGTAAGGAAAGTTGGGGGGCATATTCGAAGGTGTTCCCAGTTTTGCTTTACGTACAACTTCATCAATGGAGGCATCCATTGTCCATGAGTTATCGGAACTTGAGGTTCCACCAGAAAGAGGCAGAGGAGTGGATCCTGACTTTGTGAAATTGTTCGCGGAAGTGGAAGCTTTGGGAGTGGTACACTCCGGGCCTGAAATTCTCTTAGGGCTAGTAAAAATGTCTCCTTCAGATTCCGATCCAGAAGAAAATTCGAAAGGATCTGGCTCTCGCTCAGCACAGGCTCGTGCAATCACAGCATCAATAGAGGCCTCAATCGTTTTATCCGCTACTACAGCCTTTTTCGGCTGATTCTCACTATTCAGTTTCCCAGCATCAGGGGGTGTCTGTGTTTGTTTTACCTGGATAGtctctttactgattttttcACTGAGTGTAGCTGAAGGAGTCCTGTTGGGCGTTTCAGGTCTCACAGGTGTTTGGGGAATATGAGTCGTGACCTTGGGGCTCTTGGGACTCTTGGGGCTCTTGGAACGTCCaggtgatttcttttctttggataCAGTTTTTGGTGATCGAATAGGACTTCCGACCACTGCTGGTGACTGGGCGGTTTTGGGTGATTTAGTCTTCTGTCCTGGAGAGCTAGTTTTAGTCTTTGTTTTAGGTGTAAATGACTTTGTTTCTAATGGTTTTGCAGTTGGCATTTGTGATTTTGCAACTGGAGCCAACATTGGCGGCTCAGGTGAGGGAGGTGCCAAGTCTCTATTGTCCTGTACATGGACTGGAGAAAGCATTGGTGGGATCTTTTGAGTATTTATTGAGCTGAGTGGCTCTCGAGCTTCCAATAACACAACATCTAGCGTGTCCCCTTTAGTGCTTAATAGCCGAGGCCGCTTCATGGCTGGCAGTTCTTCAGCTTCAGGACTATCCAGTGGTCTCTTGCCCAGGAAATTCTCATCATTAATAATTTCTTCCTCCTCCAATTCATCATCTTCTTCCAAGGGAACCTGCATGGCTTCTGCTGATGTGCCTCCATCAGTGGGCACctgctcttcttcttcttctggtaaaggaagaaaaaggaagaaaaaaataaatattattggaATGTAACGAaacctaagaaataaaaacaatgcttcaaacatgatttcttttttattattatactttaagttctagggtacataggcacaatgtgtaggtttgttacacaggtatacatgtgccctgttaatttgctgcacccatcaactcgtcatttacattaggtatttctcctaatgctatccctcccccagcccccgacCTCCCAACATGcgccggtgtgtgatgttcccctccctgtgtccatgtgttctcactgttcaactcccacttatgagtgagaacatgcggcgttcaaacatgatttctaaaaaaaaaaaaggaaattattgacAGTGTTTAAAAAGTAAGTTAGTTTTAAAGGATCTTCCAAACATGTGTGCATTCTTAAAAGAGTGGCAGTCAGTAACAGCAGATGTACAAATTGATCATCGTCCTTTCACATGGTCTGGCCCTAACCTCAGGATCTGGAAATTGCTCGGTATTTCCAGTTGGccctctgttgtttcctgaattaaTTCTTTTCCTAACCAGTAAACGCTGTCTTTCTCTATCTCCCTCTCACGCACACAGAAACACACGTGCGCACCCACATGCCCCTCTAAAAAACCAAGAGATGGATTATTATAGGACTTAGTAtggattattgttattatcaggAATGACAGGAAGGTCATTTTAGGACTTTTATAACAAATTCATATACTACTTATGTCTTCTACTTTGCTTGCTTGATGTGAGCCACTTGGAGAGGGAGTACGGTGCAATGAAATACACTTGGTTTAGGCACATGACAAATGGTTTTTCCGCTAGAGTTATGGCACTAGAGAGCAACCAGCCTTAGGGACtctctcaacctctctgagcctgtttcctaaTCTTTCAAAAGGGAGCCAATGTTACTTACCCTGCCTACTTGGCTGAGTTTTTCTAAGATCAGATTATTTCTCCCAACACATATTAACTAAGCATATAATGCACAACGATAAAGTCTAAAAGAGCCACAGAAATAAATCATAACTAAAAGAGCTCACAGTTTAGTGCAGCAATAACGGATGTGTCTAGCCCACAGAAAGTGATCAGTGCCACAGACAGATAAAGTGCTACAGCAGGTCAAAGGAGAGACAGATCTCAGCGAGGTCAAGCATGCGGAGGAGGCTTGATTAATTATGCAGCGTTTGGGATACTTGGAGACTGGAAGTGGTGAAGTCCAGGACAAAGGGTCAGATGACAAAAGAGATGAAGGTGAAACACGGGGAGTgttaagagaaacagaaaattatttgtctGGAAAGTAGAGTGCAAGGTGGGGAGCAGTACGAAGCAGGTTTAGTAAAGTTGCATCCAGATCCTACGACTTTTgaattccagaaaaagaaatataatctttACTCTACTGGTAGTTTGGACCTGGAAGGACTTTAGACAACAGATAAAAACGTGTGGGGTATGTGTTGGGAAAAGTCGCACTGGCAGGAACACACATgatggatgggggtgggaggtaaTGGGTACTGAAGGAGAGCAATAACATGGGTTACTGAAGTGATGTGAGAGGCAGTAAGGGTCAGAGCCAGAACAGTGGAGACAATTAGGAAGCAGCAGAGGTGAAGGATATTCTGAGGATAGAATGGATAGAATCTGATAAATGATGAGGGTATAAGACTTGAGCAAGGACTCAAACACAATTTCAAAGCTTTGAGCCTggataggcatggtggctcatgcctgtaatgccaacatcttgggaggccgagggagtaggattacctgagcccaggagtttgaaaccagcctgggcaacatagtgagaccccatctttaccaaaaaatacaaaaattagctgggcattgtggtgcgtgcctgtagtcccagctacctgggagactgaggtgcgagggtcacctgagcccagaaggttgaggctgcaatgagccgtgattgcgccactgcactccagcctgggcgacagagcgagaccctatttttaaagaaaaaaaaagggaaagaaagcttTGAGCCTTGGTGAGTGATAAATGTAGTGATGAACAGAAAcaggaaataaggaaatagaaaaggaCAATGATTATTAGCTCAATCCCTAGACAAAGAGTTTGATGAACATTTAGTCTGTGCTGCCTACTCGGCAGCTGAAATATAATACAGATGATCAGAAAACAGGACACAATGCGTGAGAGAAAGAGCGTTGTTGAGATAACTAAAGTCACCATGATGGATGATATGAACAAGGAAGAAAcaagaggaaacaggctcaggtATTTTGAGgaataactatatataaaaagaagaggaagaagaactaATGAAATACATGGAGGGTCAGATGTCAAAGAGATCAAGGGAGCAAGAGTTTTAACGCAGAAGGCAAGTGAACAAAGCCAAATGCTTAAGAGGTCAACGAGGATGAGGCCAACAGCAGAAGCCATGCTGCAAAAGCATGAAGGGGTGCACAGATAGAGAACAAGTGAGATGATGCATGGGAAAGAAAGTACTTAGTAAATCATAAAGAACATCACAACCTCATCAATTATGCTACCGATTCACGATAATGATGGCATCACCCACCAGGCCCCAAGTCAGGAAACTGGGGTGATTCTAGATTCTCTCCCATCTTCTCTGCCAGATCTGAATTGACAGCACAAGTTTTCTACTCTGTTTGCTTTCATGTGCTTTCCCCCTGCTTCTGTCTTGTTAATTTCAATGTTCAGCACCTCTTCTCTGTATGGCTGCAAGGACCTTCTACCTAGTCTTGGCCTCCAGTGCAGCTTTCTCAGAACCATCTCTCACGTTGTCTTATGGTGATCTTCTGAACACACAAATCTGAGCGTGTGGTTCCTCATCTTAAAAACCTTTCATTGCTTCCTTCAAAAGCAGTTTGTAAAAGGCATCCCTTGGAAATTGAGGGTTTGTAGAACCCCTTCTGAGGCTACTGCGCAGTAGAGACAGCTGTTCTTTATTACACGGAAGAGTTATGCCTTGGCTTATCTATTTTACATGCAGAGCTTCCACAAAAGCTTTTGTTGTGAGGCTAAAACATGTTTGAAAATCActattctaaaatacaaaaatcctctccatctgtgaaattggaggaaaaagtaaaacataaaaatccaATTTCTCCAGTATGACTGACAAGGTGCTCCCTCTAAGCTAGGGAAGCAACCTCGTCATTCACAGTGGGCCCCTGCGTGCTCTACCCATTCCAGCCATGCTAACTTATCTGCAATCCCCAAATACGTGGTCACACTCCTGTACCTCTGCACATGCGGTTCCCGGTGCCTGAAATGTCTTTTCCTTCCTAACATGTTGGCGACTTCTAAGGCTCCCAAGTATTACCTCTTCTGTAATGCCTTCTCTTAGCAACTAGAAATAACCGCGTACTCCCTTTGGGGTGGGTCTACTGTGTTTCAGTAATACATGCAACAAAGAAAGCCTAGAATATTTACTATCCAGCTCTTTACAAAAAaaggtttgctgacccctgtccTAGACCTACCACATTCAGCTCATCTAaacttttccctccctccctcgctttTGCTATCAGAACAACAAGACGGACTTCAGATCTGCTCAACTGCCAACAGATAAACAtgagaaaatcagaaagaagacaGCTTTAGGGTATTCTGAAAGTGAATGAGCATTCACTTATTAATATTACATTTCTAAATTTCAAAGAACCTCCTCCTACTCCACAGAGGTTCATAAATCCCAATGATGCCAAAGCAGAATGATAAAGGTTTGGCTTAGGCAGGATAACGGGTCTTTGGAGTATGTTACGGTGCATCCTGCTCTTCTAACTCTGGGGACTAATCTGGATATAGCTCAGCTCTAACAGTGTGTGTTCTCCAGGGAAGGCCTTAAGGATACTGGGAGACCAGAGGGAAACTGCTCTACTCTAAGCATTCCCTAGAAAGGGACTACAGGGGATACCCAGGACTACTAGTAAGACAGGTCAAGTCTTCTGGATGTAAGGTCTGCTTTATAGTTAGAATAACTTGAAAATTTGGATTTTTCTGTATAGTaagatatattatattattttactaatGTGCAATTCTATCAGATTAGAACTGGCAAAATGGCTACAAGATAGGCCTTTGAATGAAGGAAGAATGTGAGGCTTGGCTAGGAAAACTGGGATGGTTTCATACAActactttagaaaatatattggTTTATTTTGAATTTAGAGCTCAAATAACTCATAAGGGTATCAAAAAATTAATGATGGTTGTTTGTGTTTGagtaaaaacaaattaacattaAGCTTGATTTAAAGTAGGACTCCATAAGCTAggtttattctgtttttgttattttgtttttattgtttattttcacttATGTTTTTCAAGTCCCTACTgcaaaaatttatattcattccTTTATGTTACTTAATACTGCAAAAACTTGTATTCATTCCTTTATGTTATTTAAAGGAATAGAAATGAATTATAAAACTAAACCACTTCAAGTGTTGGTTTTAggaatacttaaaaatacaaacgttttaaaatagatttttttttagaaccAACAaaggtttcttatttttattagtttaatttACACTTTCTTATTTACTTAAGATTTTATAAGAAAGCTTCAATTGCAGCatcaaaatcaattaaaatgaacaaaggactTCGTCAGAAGAAAAagcctgaaactttttttttttttttttgagacggaatcttgttctgtcacccagtctagggtgcaatggcacgatctccgctcactgcaagctctgcctcctgggttcacgccattctcctgcctcagcctcccaagtagctgagactacaggcacccgccaccatgcccggctaattttgtgtgtgtgtatttttagtagagagggggtttcatcgtgttagccaggatggtctcaatgccctaacctcgtgatccgcctgcctcggcctcccaaagggctgggattacaggcgtgagccactgcgcccggccaaaagccTGAAACttttaataagaaaaggaaaaagtgtgAAGAtacttaaacaatttttaaaattagaaatgatctGATACCTACCAGCAGGAATAAGTAACGCGCATGGAAGTTATGAAGCATAATAATCAGTGAATACCTGTAAGGCCGTCGCCTGCTTCAGAAGAGCATGAGCAGGGCCCTCCCAATCCTGTGGCTCCTTTCCCATCCACCCTGCTTTCTCCACTCCTACCCCAGCCCCCAGGGAACTACTATCTTGATCTTCAATCTGCTTCCTTTGTAGTTTTACCACATTTGTAGgtagtttgcttgtttttgaactttacatAAATAGTAtgatactataattttttttttaatttttacccaACATTATGTTTCTAAGATTCACCCAGGTTGATGCAGGTAGCTGTAGTTCACATATTTTCACTGCTGCAGAAATGTCCAATGGTAGCTACTCCATTGTCCTGGCATAAAAGTTTTCCACTTgagtgaatatattttattttaaaaatattagaatttttaaaattaaaacaaataaatatagttGATCTAGCTTCTGCCTGCTCAAATGCAGACTTGGTTGATGGTTTCACATAATGAGTATCTGGTTTTTTACTATACGAATAATTTTAATTCTATGTTTTAAGTGTTTGGAATAAGATAAATGTGTAATGGCTATTGAACTGT comes from Nomascus leucogenys isolate Asia chromosome 9, Asia_NLE_v1, whole genome shotgun sequence and encodes:
- the TAF3 gene encoding transcription initiation factor TFIID subunit 3 isoform X1, with the protein product MCESYSRSLLRVSVAQICQALGWDSVQLSACHLLTDVLQRYLQQLGRGCHRYSELYGRTDPILDDVGEAFQLMGVSLHELEDYIHNIEPVTFPHQIPSFPVSKNNVLQFPQPGSKDAEERKEYIPDYLPPIVSSQEEEEEEQVPTDGGTSAEAMQVPLEEDDELEEEEIINDENFLGKRPLDSPEAEELPAMKRPRLLSTKGDTLDVVLLEAREPLSSINTQKIPPMLSPVHVQDNRDLAPPSPEPPMLAPVAKSQMPTAKPLETKSFTPKTKTKTSSPGQKTKSPKTAQSPAVVGSPIRSPKTVSKEKKSPGRSKSPKSPKSPKVTTHIPQTPVRPETPNRTPSATLSEKISKETIQVKQTQTPPDAGKLNSENQPKKAVVADKTIEASIDAVIARACAEREPDPFEFSSGSESEGDIFTSPKRISGPECTTPKASTSANNFTKSGSTPLPLSGGTSSSDNSWTMDASIDEVVRKAKLGTPSNMPPNFPYISSPSVSPPTPEPLHKVYEEKTKLPSSVEVKKKLKKELKTKMKKKEKQRDREREKDKNKDKSKEKDKVKEKDKEAGRETKYPWKEFLKEEEADPYKFKIKEFEDVDPKVKLKDGLVRKEKEKHKDKKKDREKGKKDKDKREKEKVKDKGREDKMKAPAPPLVLPPKELALPLFSPATASRVPAMLPSLLPVLPEKLFEEKEKPKEKEKKKDKKEKKKKKEKEKEKEKKEKEREKEKREREKREKEKEKHKHEKIKVEPVALAPSPVIPRLTLRVGAGQDKIVISKVVPAPEAKPVPSQNRPKTPPPAPAPAPSPMLVSPAPVPLPLLAQAAAGPALLPSPGPAASGASAKAPVRSVVTETVSTYVIRDEWGNQIWICPGCNKPDDGSPMIGCDDCDDWYHWPCVGIMTAPPEEMQWFCPKCANKKKDKKHKKRKHRAH
- the TAF3 gene encoding transcription initiation factor TFIID subunit 3 isoform X2 → MCESYSRSLLRVSVAQICQALGWDSVQLSACHLLTDVLQRYLQQLGRGCHRYSELYGRTDPILDDVGEAFQLMGVSLHELEDYIHNIEPVTFPHQIPSFPVSKNNVLQFPQPGSKDAEERKEYIPDYLPPIVSSQEEEEEQVPTDGGTSAEAMQVPLEEDDELEEEEIINDENFLGKRPLDSPEAEELPAMKRPRLLSTKGDTLDVVLLEAREPLSSINTQKIPPMLSPVHVQDNRDLAPPSPEPPMLAPVAKSQMPTAKPLETKSFTPKTKTKTSSPGQKTKSPKTAQSPAVVGSPIRSPKTVSKEKKSPGRSKSPKSPKSPKVTTHIPQTPVRPETPNRTPSATLSEKISKETIQVKQTQTPPDAGKLNSENQPKKAVVADKTIEASIDAVIARACAEREPDPFEFSSGSESEGDIFTSPKRISGPECTTPKASTSANNFTKSGSTPLPLSGGTSSSDNSWTMDASIDEVVRKAKLGTPSNMPPNFPYISSPSVSPPTPEPLHKVYEEKTKLPSSVEVKKKLKKELKTKMKKKEKQRDREREKDKNKDKSKEKDKVKEKDKEAGRETKYPWKEFLKEEEADPYKFKIKEFEDVDPKVKLKDGLVRKEKEKHKDKKKDREKGKKDKDKREKEKVKDKGREDKMKAPAPPLVLPPKELALPLFSPATASRVPAMLPSLLPVLPEKLFEEKEKPKEKEKKKDKKEKKKKKEKEKEKEKKEKEREKEKREREKREKEKEKHKHEKIKVEPVALAPSPVIPRLTLRVGAGQDKIVISKVVPAPEAKPVPSQNRPKTPPPAPAPAPSPMLVSPAPVPLPLLAQAAAGPALLPSPGPAASGASAKAPVRSVVTETVSTYVIRDEWGNQIWICPGCNKPDDGSPMIGCDDCDDWYHWPCVGIMTAPPEEMQWFCPKCANKKKDKKHKKRKHRAH